From the genome of Lotus japonicus ecotype B-129 chromosome 6, LjGifu_v1.2, one region includes:
- the LOC130724453 gene encoding probable thimet oligopeptidase isoform X1, producing the protein MTESEGKCKKKMEQQKKGRGMLVFTGTAAVVAVAANIAFAAIKRHLDNNAKKQKDLAGSDVRVNLSPSEILNLADQIIAKSIKVHNSVASIPLNKVTYANVISPLAELQAEQFPLIHSCVFPKMVSPREDVREASTEAEQRIDAHLHMCSKREDVYLVVKAFAARGDWMNAETKRFVQILVRDFERNGLNLTASKREELQRLRALIDELSLRYIENLNDHSAFLLFNEAELCGLPPEFLKGLDKSENGQLKISLKSHHVTAVLEFCKAGTTRRMVLGAYGNRCGEVNRSILESLVQQRHKYARLLGYSCYAEYAVDVRMTKTPSKVFEFLKSMSTSLTELAMKELDILKDLKRKEEGELPFGTEDLLYYVKRAEEQNYDLDFGEIKQYLPISLVLSGIFKIVQDLFGLRFEEIAGADVWHCDVRVFSVLDLGSNELLGYCYLDLFSREGKYGHTCVVALQNSALRISGSRQIPIALLISQCQKGADSSPGLLRFSEVVGLFHEFGHVVQQICNRASFARISGLLVDPDFVEIPAKLLENWCFESFSLKLISGFHQDITKPINDDLCKSIKRWRTSLSAIKLKQEILYCLFDQIIHSADNIDIQELFKNLHPEVMLGLPALEGTNPASCIPQSVIGCEAACYSSMWSEVFAADIFASKFCNDDSNQHVGMQFRNKVLAPGRSKDSIEVLSDFLGREPSIQAYVESKTNNIL; encoded by the exons ATGACGGAAAGTGAAGGAAAgtgtaagaaaaaaatggagCAACAGAAGAAAGGTCGAGGAATGCTCGTCTTCACCGGAACTGCGGCGGTGGTCGCAGTCGCTGCGAACATCGCTTTCGCTGCTATCAAGCGCCATTTGGATAACAATGCAAAGAAGCAGAAAG ATCTTGCAGGTTCTGATGTGCGTGTTAATCTATCTCCATCTGAGATTCTTAATTTGGCAGACCAAATCATCGCCAAGTCAATCAAGGTCCATAATTCTGTTGCATCGATACCTCTCAATAAG GTTACATATGCAAATGTAATATCACCTCTGGCAGAACTGCAAGCGGAGCAGTTCCCACTTATCCATTCTTGTGTGTTTCCAAAGATGGTATCTCCTAGGGAGGATGTGCGCGAAGCAAGTACTGAAGCAGAGCAAAGAATAGATGCTCATCTTCACATGTGCAG CAAACGTGAAGATGTCTATCTTGTTGTTAAAGCATTTGCAGCTAGAGGTGATTGGATGAATGCTGAAACCAAACGCTTTGTTCAAATTCTG GTGAGAGACTTTGAGCGAAATGGATTGAACCTCACTGCAAGCAAACGAGAAGAGTTGCAGCGTCTGAGGGCTCTGATTGATGAGCTAAGCCTTAGATATATTGAAAATCTCAATGATCATAGCGCGTTTCTTCTATTCAATGAGGCGGAGTTATGCGGATTACCTCCAGAGTTTCTCAAG GGTTTAGATAAATCAGAAAATGGACAATTGAAGATCTCCCTGAAAAGTCATCATGTCACAGCTGTACTTGAATTTTGCAAG GCAGGAACTACAAGACGGATGGTATTGGGAGCATACGGTAATCGATGTGGAGAAGTCAATCGTTCTATTTTAGAAAGCCTG GTGCAACAGCGCCATAAATATGCTCGTTTACTTGGCTATTCATGCTATGCAGAGTATGCTGTTGATGTTAGAATGACAAAGACACCTTCAAAG GTGTTTGAGTTTCTGAAAAGCATGTCAACAAGTTTAACTGAGTTGGCTATGAAAGAACTCGATATATTGAAAGATTTGAAG AGGAAAGAAGAAGGGGAGTTACCATTTGGAACTGAAGACCTACTGTATTATGTAAAACGGGCTGAAGAGCAGAATTATGATTTGGACTTTGGCGAGATCAAGCAATATTTGCCAATTAGTTTAGTTCTATCTGGAATCTTTAAAATTGTCCAAGATctttttg GTTTAAGGTTTGAAGAAATTGCAGGAGCTGATGTTTGGCATTGTGATGTTCGTGTTTTTTCAGTACTTGACTTAGGTTCTAATGAACTCTTAGGTTATTGCTACCTTGATTTGTTCTCAAG GGAAGGAAAATATGGCCATACTTGTGTGGTGGCTCTCCAGAACAGTGCATTAAGAATCAGCGGGTCACGACAG ATACCAATTGCGTTACTAATATCCCAGTGTCAAAAGGGTGCTGACAGTAGCCCTGGATTATTGCGGTTTTCTGAGGTGGTTGGTCTTTTCCACGAGTTTGGCCATGTG GTTCAACAAATTTGCAACCGTGCTTCATTTGCTAGAATTTCTGGATTACTTGTTGATCCTGACTTTGTGGAGATACCTGCTAAACTGCTCGAAAACTG GTGTTTCGAAAGCTTTTCTCTGAAGTTGATTTCTGGATTTCATCAG GATATCACAAAGCCTATAAATGATGACTTATGCAAATCAATTAAAAGATGGAGGACTTCCTTGTCTGCAATTAAATTGAAGCAAGAGATTCTATACT GTCTTTTCGACCAAATCATACATTCGGCGGATAACATTGACATTCAAGAGTTATTCAAGAATCTTCATCCTGAG GTGATGTTAGGATTGCCGGCATTAGAAGGAACCAATCCAGCTTCATGTATTCCTCAAAGTGTTATTGGTTGCGAAGCAGCTTGCTACAGTAGTATGTGGAGTGAG gTTTTTGCTGCTGATATTTTCGCCTCAAAGTTTTGCAATGATGATTCAAACCAGCACGTAGGCATGCAATTCAGGAACAAG GTATTGGCCCCAGGCCGATCGAAGGATTCTATTGAAGTGCTATCGGACTTTCTAGGAAGAGAACCATCAATTCAGGCTTACGTTGAGAGCAAAACCAATAATATTTTGTAA
- the LOC130724453 gene encoding probable thimet oligopeptidase isoform X2 yields the protein MTESEGKCKKKMEQQKKGRGMLVFTGTAAVVAVAANIAFAAIKRHLDNNAKKQKGSDVRVNLSPSEILNLADQIIAKSIKVHNSVASIPLNKVTYANVISPLAELQAEQFPLIHSCVFPKMVSPREDVREASTEAEQRIDAHLHMCSKREDVYLVVKAFAARGDWMNAETKRFVQILVRDFERNGLNLTASKREELQRLRALIDELSLRYIENLNDHSAFLLFNEAELCGLPPEFLKGLDKSENGQLKISLKSHHVTAVLEFCKAGTTRRMVLGAYGNRCGEVNRSILESLVQQRHKYARLLGYSCYAEYAVDVRMTKTPSKVFEFLKSMSTSLTELAMKELDILKDLKRKEEGELPFGTEDLLYYVKRAEEQNYDLDFGEIKQYLPISLVLSGIFKIVQDLFGLRFEEIAGADVWHCDVRVFSVLDLGSNELLGYCYLDLFSREGKYGHTCVVALQNSALRISGSRQIPIALLISQCQKGADSSPGLLRFSEVVGLFHEFGHVVQQICNRASFARISGLLVDPDFVEIPAKLLENWCFESFSLKLISGFHQDITKPINDDLCKSIKRWRTSLSAIKLKQEILYCLFDQIIHSADNIDIQELFKNLHPEVMLGLPALEGTNPASCIPQSVIGCEAACYSSMWSEVFAADIFASKFCNDDSNQHVGMQFRNKVLAPGRSKDSIEVLSDFLGREPSIQAYVESKTNNIL from the exons ATGACGGAAAGTGAAGGAAAgtgtaagaaaaaaatggagCAACAGAAGAAAGGTCGAGGAATGCTCGTCTTCACCGGAACTGCGGCGGTGGTCGCAGTCGCTGCGAACATCGCTTTCGCTGCTATCAAGCGCCATTTGGATAACAATGCAAAGAAGCAGAAAG GTTCTGATGTGCGTGTTAATCTATCTCCATCTGAGATTCTTAATTTGGCAGACCAAATCATCGCCAAGTCAATCAAGGTCCATAATTCTGTTGCATCGATACCTCTCAATAAG GTTACATATGCAAATGTAATATCACCTCTGGCAGAACTGCAAGCGGAGCAGTTCCCACTTATCCATTCTTGTGTGTTTCCAAAGATGGTATCTCCTAGGGAGGATGTGCGCGAAGCAAGTACTGAAGCAGAGCAAAGAATAGATGCTCATCTTCACATGTGCAG CAAACGTGAAGATGTCTATCTTGTTGTTAAAGCATTTGCAGCTAGAGGTGATTGGATGAATGCTGAAACCAAACGCTTTGTTCAAATTCTG GTGAGAGACTTTGAGCGAAATGGATTGAACCTCACTGCAAGCAAACGAGAAGAGTTGCAGCGTCTGAGGGCTCTGATTGATGAGCTAAGCCTTAGATATATTGAAAATCTCAATGATCATAGCGCGTTTCTTCTATTCAATGAGGCGGAGTTATGCGGATTACCTCCAGAGTTTCTCAAG GGTTTAGATAAATCAGAAAATGGACAATTGAAGATCTCCCTGAAAAGTCATCATGTCACAGCTGTACTTGAATTTTGCAAG GCAGGAACTACAAGACGGATGGTATTGGGAGCATACGGTAATCGATGTGGAGAAGTCAATCGTTCTATTTTAGAAAGCCTG GTGCAACAGCGCCATAAATATGCTCGTTTACTTGGCTATTCATGCTATGCAGAGTATGCTGTTGATGTTAGAATGACAAAGACACCTTCAAAG GTGTTTGAGTTTCTGAAAAGCATGTCAACAAGTTTAACTGAGTTGGCTATGAAAGAACTCGATATATTGAAAGATTTGAAG AGGAAAGAAGAAGGGGAGTTACCATTTGGAACTGAAGACCTACTGTATTATGTAAAACGGGCTGAAGAGCAGAATTATGATTTGGACTTTGGCGAGATCAAGCAATATTTGCCAATTAGTTTAGTTCTATCTGGAATCTTTAAAATTGTCCAAGATctttttg GTTTAAGGTTTGAAGAAATTGCAGGAGCTGATGTTTGGCATTGTGATGTTCGTGTTTTTTCAGTACTTGACTTAGGTTCTAATGAACTCTTAGGTTATTGCTACCTTGATTTGTTCTCAAG GGAAGGAAAATATGGCCATACTTGTGTGGTGGCTCTCCAGAACAGTGCATTAAGAATCAGCGGGTCACGACAG ATACCAATTGCGTTACTAATATCCCAGTGTCAAAAGGGTGCTGACAGTAGCCCTGGATTATTGCGGTTTTCTGAGGTGGTTGGTCTTTTCCACGAGTTTGGCCATGTG GTTCAACAAATTTGCAACCGTGCTTCATTTGCTAGAATTTCTGGATTACTTGTTGATCCTGACTTTGTGGAGATACCTGCTAAACTGCTCGAAAACTG GTGTTTCGAAAGCTTTTCTCTGAAGTTGATTTCTGGATTTCATCAG GATATCACAAAGCCTATAAATGATGACTTATGCAAATCAATTAAAAGATGGAGGACTTCCTTGTCTGCAATTAAATTGAAGCAAGAGATTCTATACT GTCTTTTCGACCAAATCATACATTCGGCGGATAACATTGACATTCAAGAGTTATTCAAGAATCTTCATCCTGAG GTGATGTTAGGATTGCCGGCATTAGAAGGAACCAATCCAGCTTCATGTATTCCTCAAAGTGTTATTGGTTGCGAAGCAGCTTGCTACAGTAGTATGTGGAGTGAG gTTTTTGCTGCTGATATTTTCGCCTCAAAGTTTTGCAATGATGATTCAAACCAGCACGTAGGCATGCAATTCAGGAACAAG GTATTGGCCCCAGGCCGATCGAAGGATTCTATTGAAGTGCTATCGGACTTTCTAGGAAGAGAACCATCAATTCAGGCTTACGTTGAGAGCAAAACCAATAATATTTTGTAA
- the LOC130724453 gene encoding probable thimet oligopeptidase isoform X3, producing the protein MVSPREDVREASTEAEQRIDAHLHMCSKREDVYLVVKAFAARGDWMNAETKRFVQILVRDFERNGLNLTASKREELQRLRALIDELSLRYIENLNDHSAFLLFNEAELCGLPPEFLKGLDKSENGQLKISLKSHHVTAVLEFCKAGTTRRMVLGAYGNRCGEVNRSILESLVQQRHKYARLLGYSCYAEYAVDVRMTKTPSKVFEFLKSMSTSLTELAMKELDILKDLKRKEEGELPFGTEDLLYYVKRAEEQNYDLDFGEIKQYLPISLVLSGIFKIVQDLFGLRFEEIAGADVWHCDVRVFSVLDLGSNELLGYCYLDLFSREGKYGHTCVVALQNSALRISGSRQIPIALLISQCQKGADSSPGLLRFSEVVGLFHEFGHVVQQICNRASFARISGLLVDPDFVEIPAKLLENWCFESFSLKLISGFHQDITKPINDDLCKSIKRWRTSLSAIKLKQEILYCLFDQIIHSADNIDIQELFKNLHPEVMLGLPALEGTNPASCIPQSVIGCEAACYSSMWSEVFAADIFASKFCNDDSNQHVGMQFRNKVLAPGRSKDSIEVLSDFLGREPSIQAYVESKTNNIL; encoded by the exons ATGGTATCTCCTAGGGAGGATGTGCGCGAAGCAAGTACTGAAGCAGAGCAAAGAATAGATGCTCATCTTCACATGTGCAG CAAACGTGAAGATGTCTATCTTGTTGTTAAAGCATTTGCAGCTAGAGGTGATTGGATGAATGCTGAAACCAAACGCTTTGTTCAAATTCTG GTGAGAGACTTTGAGCGAAATGGATTGAACCTCACTGCAAGCAAACGAGAAGAGTTGCAGCGTCTGAGGGCTCTGATTGATGAGCTAAGCCTTAGATATATTGAAAATCTCAATGATCATAGCGCGTTTCTTCTATTCAATGAGGCGGAGTTATGCGGATTACCTCCAGAGTTTCTCAAG GGTTTAGATAAATCAGAAAATGGACAATTGAAGATCTCCCTGAAAAGTCATCATGTCACAGCTGTACTTGAATTTTGCAAG GCAGGAACTACAAGACGGATGGTATTGGGAGCATACGGTAATCGATGTGGAGAAGTCAATCGTTCTATTTTAGAAAGCCTG GTGCAACAGCGCCATAAATATGCTCGTTTACTTGGCTATTCATGCTATGCAGAGTATGCTGTTGATGTTAGAATGACAAAGACACCTTCAAAG GTGTTTGAGTTTCTGAAAAGCATGTCAACAAGTTTAACTGAGTTGGCTATGAAAGAACTCGATATATTGAAAGATTTGAAG AGGAAAGAAGAAGGGGAGTTACCATTTGGAACTGAAGACCTACTGTATTATGTAAAACGGGCTGAAGAGCAGAATTATGATTTGGACTTTGGCGAGATCAAGCAATATTTGCCAATTAGTTTAGTTCTATCTGGAATCTTTAAAATTGTCCAAGATctttttg GTTTAAGGTTTGAAGAAATTGCAGGAGCTGATGTTTGGCATTGTGATGTTCGTGTTTTTTCAGTACTTGACTTAGGTTCTAATGAACTCTTAGGTTATTGCTACCTTGATTTGTTCTCAAG GGAAGGAAAATATGGCCATACTTGTGTGGTGGCTCTCCAGAACAGTGCATTAAGAATCAGCGGGTCACGACAG ATACCAATTGCGTTACTAATATCCCAGTGTCAAAAGGGTGCTGACAGTAGCCCTGGATTATTGCGGTTTTCTGAGGTGGTTGGTCTTTTCCACGAGTTTGGCCATGTG GTTCAACAAATTTGCAACCGTGCTTCATTTGCTAGAATTTCTGGATTACTTGTTGATCCTGACTTTGTGGAGATACCTGCTAAACTGCTCGAAAACTG GTGTTTCGAAAGCTTTTCTCTGAAGTTGATTTCTGGATTTCATCAG GATATCACAAAGCCTATAAATGATGACTTATGCAAATCAATTAAAAGATGGAGGACTTCCTTGTCTGCAATTAAATTGAAGCAAGAGATTCTATACT GTCTTTTCGACCAAATCATACATTCGGCGGATAACATTGACATTCAAGAGTTATTCAAGAATCTTCATCCTGAG GTGATGTTAGGATTGCCGGCATTAGAAGGAACCAATCCAGCTTCATGTATTCCTCAAAGTGTTATTGGTTGCGAAGCAGCTTGCTACAGTAGTATGTGGAGTGAG gTTTTTGCTGCTGATATTTTCGCCTCAAAGTTTTGCAATGATGATTCAAACCAGCACGTAGGCATGCAATTCAGGAACAAG GTATTGGCCCCAGGCCGATCGAAGGATTCTATTGAAGTGCTATCGGACTTTCTAGGAAGAGAACCATCAATTCAGGCTTACGTTGAGAGCAAAACCAATAATATTTTGTAA